In the Buchnera aphidicola (Thelaxes suberi) genome, CATTTGTACTATTTTCTTTTTTTTCATTAGTTAAATTTCTTTTTTTATCTAAAAATTTATCCGTTTTTTTTATAAAAACATCTTTTTTAATTATTTTTTTATCTAAATTTATAAGATGATTGTTATCATTTTTATTTTTGATGATGGAATTATTATTTTTTTTTATTTTTATATTATTATCAAATTTTGTATTTTGTAATTGATTATGTAAAATATTGTTTTTATCAATATCATTATTTTTATTAATTACTTTTTTATTTATAACCTTATTATTTTTAGTAGAACTACTATTTTCTATATTACAAAAAATTTTTTTACTTTTAAAATAAGTATGTTTTTTTCTTATTTCAATTAAAACTTCTTTACTTTTTCCTCCTGTACCAACTATATTCATAGTGCTTTTTATCGCACGTTTTAAACTTAATGTTTGTAACGTGCTGTCTTGATTATTTTTTAAATAATCTAATAAAATTTTTTTTTCTTCTTCTGTAACATAATCATTGTCTTGTTTAAAAATGCCTATTTTAGAAAACTGACTAATTAATTCAGATACTGAAATATTCATATTTTTAGACATTATTGTAATATTATTTTCTTTCATGAATTATTTTTCCTTATAATTAAAAGTTTTTACTAAACCAACATATATTACGTGCTTGCATAATTAAATCTCCTGCTTTTTCAGATGTCAAACCTTCAATATCAATTAAATCATCTATACTTTGATCAGCTAAATTTGATAAAGATTTAATTTTTTTTGATAATAATTGAAAAGCTAATTCTTTACTCATTCCATTTAAATGTAATAATTCTTGAATTGGTAATTCTTTTTCTAAATTTTGTATTCGTTCTTTTTCTAATATTTTTATATTTTCTTTTGCTTTTGTACGAATATTTTTTATTTGCTCTTCATTCATTCCATTAATGTTTAATAATTCTTTAAAAGGAACATAAGCAATTTCTTCTAACGAAGAAAAACCAGAATTGATTAATAAATCTGAAGTTTTATCATCTATTTCTAAATATTTATTAAATTTTTTTTTCGTAATTAATGTTTCTTTTTGATGTTTTTCATCCAAATCACTTGTAGTCATAACATTTAACTCCCATCCGCTTAATTGTGAAGCTAATCGCACATTTTGACCATTTCTTCCAATAGCTTGAGCTAAATTTAAAATATCTACTGCAATATCCATTGATTTGTGATCTTCATCTACAATAATTGACACTACTTCAGCAGGAGACATTGCATTAATTACAAATTGAGCTGGATTATCATCCCATAAAACAACATCAATTCGTTCTCCACATAGTTCACTAGACACAGCTTGTACTCTAGCTCCACGCATCCCTACACAAGCTCCAACTGGATCAATACGTTTATCATTAGTCATTACTGCTATTTTTGCTCTTGATCCTGGATCTCTTGCAGCAGCTTTAATCTTAATAATTTTTTCTCCAATCTCAGGAACTTCAATACGAAATAATTCAATTAACATCTCTGATTTAGATCTACTAATGAATAATTGAGCCCCTTTTAATTCAGGATTAACATCATACAAAAATCCCCGAATTCGATCTCCTGGACGAAAATTTTCTCTTGGCAACATATCTTCTCTAGGTATGATACCTTCAGCATTATTTCCTAAATCTAGAATTATACATTCTCTAGTATTCTTTTTTACTATTCCAGTAATTATTTCTCCTATTCGTGTTTTAAATTGTTCAATTACCATTAATCTTTCAGCTTCTCTTACTTTTTGTACTATAACTTGTTTAGCAGTTTGAGTTGTAATACGGTTAAAAGCGATAGAGTCAATCGTATATTCCATATAATCATATAACTTCAAAGAAGCATCTTCAAACTGAGCCGCTTCTAAAGTAATTTCTTTCGTAGGATGAACTACTTGTAAAACAATTTTCCATCTCCTAAAAGTATCAAATGTGCCATTTTTTCTATTTATACTAACCCTAATATCTATATCTTGATCATAATTTTTCTTAGTAGCTGTTGATAATGCAATTTCTAATGCTTCAAATATTTTTTCTCGAGGTAAGGATTTTTCATTAGAAACAGATTCGACTACAGATAAAATTTCCTTATTCATAACAAGCATCCTCCATCTAAATTGTTATATAAAAAATTTTTATAAATATTTTTTTTAAACTATAATTTAATTAATTATAAAAATATAATAATGATAAAAATTGCTTTAACGTATTAAATATATTAGTAAGTATATTTAGTATGTAATATAAACGTATTAAATACATTTTTATATAATAAAAGCCCCTAAACCGCAGGAGCTTATTATATGAATCAAATTTTTATAAAAAAATATTTTTATATATTTTATTTGATTATTAGTATCTTTAGATGTTTATTTAACAAAAAATTTTATAAAAATTATAAAAAATACAATATTCATACCGAGGATGGGATTTGAACCCACATGCTTCAATTGAAGCACTACCCCCTCAAGATAGCGTGTTTACCAATTTCACCACCTCGGCATTATTTTAATAAAAATATATAAAAAAAATAATTTTGTTATATTTGATCAATATTTTTACATATTATAAATAATAAAAATTACTTTTTTTTATTTTCATTTTCTTTTTTTTGCATTTGACTATAAATATTATCATTTTTTGATAATAAAATATTTTTTTCTTGTTGATAAATATTAATTCTACATAAAAATATTGTTGTTATAAAAAATATAAAAGCACATATTCCTGTAAAAATTACAACAAATTTATTTCTATTAGGGTTTATTTTTAATAGATTCATAGAAGCGTTAGCGCTACCATAAAATGTTGTATTTTCATCTTTTCCAGATTGCATAATAATTAAAAAAATTAACACTAATGATATAAAAATAAAAGAAATTAAAATTAAATGATTCATAAAAATACTCAATTTTTATAAATTATTAGATATTATATAAAATTTATCTATAAAAAATTAAATTTGTATATATTAATAAATTTGTTAAATTTTCTATTTTTAAAAAAAAATTTTGTTTATTAATTATAAAAAATTTTTAAATATAAATAATTATATATTTTATATATTAAATATAATTAAATTTGTTATTTACATATTATAACGATTTATATTTAGTATAACATTTGTATAATTATAATTAATGGTTTTAAATAATTATTAAATTTATAAATAAATAAAATCTAATTTATTATATAGATAATAATAAAAAATTTAAAACATATAAAATTAAAAATAAATATTATTTCATATTTTGTAAAATATTTAAAAAAAATTAAACATAGTACAAAAATACTAAAAAATAGGTAATGATTAATAACAATCCTTAATAATATATTGTCGTTATTAATCATCATCTACAATTACGTTACTATAATCGTAAATAAAAAGATATAATGAATAACCAATATTAAAAATATTTTTTTAAAATTATTTATATTTGTATTTGTTTTAAAACACATTATTAATCTAATTTATTTAAATTTTACAAAAAAATTTCTAGATAATTAAATTATCTCAATTAATATAATTCTTATATCTAACATCGCAAAAATTATAATAATTTTTTATTATTTTTCTTTATAATCAAAAGGGGGAGTAACATTTTTTTTATTCATTAATTCATCTATTTGTAGAGATTCAATTGTTTCATATTTTAATAAAGCATCTTTCATAGAATGTAAAATATCTAAATTTTTTGATAAAATATTCCTAGCTCTTTCATAATTTCGATCGATTATTACCTTAATTTCTTTATCAATAATTCTTGCTGTCTTATCAGAAATAGATTTATTACGAGAAACATCTCTTCCTAAAAAAATTTCTTCTTCGTCTTTAAAATATAATAAAGGGCCTAATTTTTCTGAAAAACCCCATTTAGTAACCATATTACGAGCTAAACTTGTTGCAATCTTTATATCATTTGAAGCTCCAGTAGAAACCAGTTTTTTACCATAAATTATTTCTTCCGCCAACCGACCTCCATATAATGTAGATATTTGACTTTCTAATTTATTACGGCTAATGCTTAAAGCATCTTCTGTAGGAAGAAAAAAAGTTACTCCTAAAGCTTTTCCTCGAGGAATAATCGTAACTTTATGAGCTGGATCATGTTCTGGAACTAATCTTCCTACAATAGCATGACCAGCTTCATGATAAGCTGTAGCTTCTTTTTGAAACTCACTCATAACCATGGATTTTCTTTCCGCACCTAATAATATTTTATCTTTTGCTTTTTCAAAAGCAAACATAGAAACAACTGTTTTTCCACAACGAGCAGAAAATAAAGCAGCTTCGTTAACTAAATTTGCTAAATCTGCACCAGAAAAACCAGGAGTACCTCTTGCAATAGTCATAGAATTAACATCCTTTTTGAAAGGAATTTTTTTCATATGCAAATCTAATATATTTTTTCTACCCCTGATATCAGGTAACGACACTACAACTTGTCTATCAAATCTACCAGGCCTTAATAATGCTGGATCTAATACATCAGGTCTATTAGTTGCAGCAATTAAAATTACCCCTTCATTTCCTTCAAACCCATCCATTTCAACAAGCATTTGATTTAAAGTTTGTTCTCTTTCATCATGCCCTCCTCCTAAACCAGCTCCTCTCTGTCTACCTACTGCGTCAATTTCATCAATAAATATAATACAAGGAGCAACTCGTCTAGATTGTTCAAACATATCTCGAACTCTAGATGCCCCAACTCCTACAAACATTTCTACAAAATCAGAACCCGAAATAGTAAAAAAAGGAACTTTAGCTTCTCCTGCAATAGCTTTAGCTAATAAAGTTTTACCAGTTCCAGGAGGTCCAATCATTAAAATTCCCTTTGGTATTTTAGCTCCTAATTTTTTAAATTTTTCAGGTTCTCTTAAGTATTCTACTAATTCTTCTACTTCTTCTTTAGCTTCATCACATCCTGCAACGTCATTAAAAGTAATTTTTATTTCATTCTCCATTAACATTTTAGCTTTACTTTTTCCAAAAGATAATGCTCCTTTTCCACCTCCATTAATTTGAATTTGTTTCATAAAAAAGAGCCAAATACCTATTAAAAACAACATTGGAAACCAAGAAAACATTAAAGAAATGAACCAATTAGGTTGTTCTGGAGCTATTCCTGTAATTTTAATATGATTTTTTAATAAATTATCTAATAGTCTAGGATCATTCATAGGAACATATGTACCATATTGACTACTATCTTTTTTAATGACTTTGATATAATTACTGTTAATTTGTACTTCATGAATTTGATCTTGGTTAATTTCTGTTTTAAAAGTAGAATAATCTACTTTTTTAAGTTTTATACTATTTACATTAATGCTTTGGAAAATAGACATCACTAAAATTGAAATTATCAACCAAAAGATCAAATTTTTAGTCGTATCATTCAAAAAAGTAACCTCATAATAATTACAAAATTTAAATAACAACAGATAATTTTATTTTTTTTTATTACCTGCAACAATGAAAACTTCACGTGAATACGATCGTGATGATTTCGGTTTTCTTATTTTAACAGACGAAAAATAGCTACGTATTGTTCTTAAATATGCATCGAATCCATCTCCCTGAAAAACTTTAACTAAAAAACAACCTGAATTAATCAAAACTATTTTCGCAATACTAAAAGCTAATTGAGCTAAATAAATAGATTTAGAAACATCTATTGATGCAATACCAGTAGTTTTAGGCGCCATATCTGATACTAATAAATCAATAGGTTTTTTTTTTAAATAACCTAAAAATGAATCCAAAAACTCTTGTTTCATTACATCTCCCTGAATGAATGATACCCCTTCTATTGGTTTCATAAAAGTAATATCAATGGCAATAATTTCTCTGTTTTTTTGTAATATTGTTTTTTTTGCAATGTACTGAGACCAACCTCCTGGATATGATCCTAAATCTACTATATGTTTTTTATTTGTAATAATATTATCAATACGATCAATTTCTTCTAATTTAAACCAAGATCGAGAGCGTATTTTTCTTTCATGTGCATCACGTGTGTATTTATCTTTAAAATAACACTTAAACCGATTTAAATAATTAATAGATCGATTTTTTTTATTCATAATATTTCTTCATAGTTTAATGTTTAAAAAAATAAATATTTTTGAATTATATAAAATCATAAATTGTAATATTTATTAATAATCAAAAAATATAAACAAAATATTTTTCTAATTAAATTTTATTGACTTAATTTCATATTTTAAAATAAATAAAAATATTTTATATCTTATGAATAAAAATTTAACTAAAAGAAGAATTTAAATATGTTCAATACTCAAAATTTTATATGATACTGAACCTCGAGGGGTTTTAACTGATACAATATCATTTATTTTTTTGCCTATTAAATAACGAGCAACAGGAGAATTAATTGAAATTAATTTTTTTTTAAAATTAGATTCATCATCTCCGACAATCCGATATGTACTAATTTTTTTTTGAAATATATTTAAAATTGTAATTGTAGATCCAAAAATAACTCGACCATTGCTATTAATTTTTTTAATATCTATAATATTTGCTTTTGATAATATCGTTTCAATATATCTAATTCTTCCTTCACAAAAACTCTGTTCTTCACGAGCTGCATGATATTCAGCATTTTCTTTTAAATCTCCATGATTTCTTGCTTCTTTTAAAGCATTAATAATTTGGGGTCTTTTAATTTTTTTTAATATGTTTAATTCTTTTATAAGTTTTTTTTCACCAGATATTGTAATAGGAATTTGATCTATCATACTATATTCTCCATAATCTATTCTATTAAATATATCTAAATTAAAATATTAGGATTTACAATGATTAACTTTTTAATAAAATAGTGATATAGATATTGTAATATTAAAAGTAAAAATAGAATTAAAATCAAAAATAGAAAAAAATTTTTATTTATATTTAAAATAATTAGTATAGTATTATATACTATATATAAATAATTTTTATTCACTATAATAAATACTATAATTGAATAAAATTCATTGGTTTTATTAATCTAACTACTTAATAATTATTAATTTTTATTATAATATACAGATCATTAATAAATCTAATAGTATTTTTATAATCAATTATTTGTTAAATATGATTTCACTATATAAAAATAAATCACATACATATGATCATAAAAAAAATAAAAAAAATAATTCAAGAAAAAATATCATTACAAGAAATCTATGTTGAAGGGGATGAAAATAATATAAAAATTATTGCAGTTGATAAAATATTTCATAATATGAATTCTTTGCAACGACAAAAAATTATATACGCCCCTCTAACAGTTTATATTACAAATAAAACTATTCACGCTATCAACATTTATACTTTTACACCTGAAGAATGGAAAAAAAAAAGTAAAAAAATTTCTTTTTAAATGAAATAATTTTATAAAATATATAAATTAAAAAATTAATTTTTAATTAATTAAATA is a window encoding:
- the nusA gene encoding transcription termination factor NusA, which codes for MNKEILSVVESVSNEKSLPREKIFEALEIALSTATKKNYDQDIDIRVSINRKNGTFDTFRRWKIVLQVVHPTKEITLEAAQFEDASLKLYDYMEYTIDSIAFNRITTQTAKQVIVQKVREAERLMVIEQFKTRIGEIITGIVKKNTRECIILDLGNNAEGIIPREDMLPRENFRPGDRIRGFLYDVNPELKGAQLFISRSKSEMLIELFRIEVPEIGEKIIKIKAAARDPGSRAKIAVMTNDKRIDPVGACVGMRGARVQAVSSELCGERIDVVLWDDNPAQFVINAMSPAEVVSIIVDEDHKSMDIAVDILNLAQAIGRNGQNVRLASQLSGWELNVMTTSDLDEKHQKETLITKKKFNKYLEIDDKTSDLLINSGFSSLEEIAYVPFKELLNINGMNEEQIKNIRTKAKENIKILEKERIQNLEKELPIQELLHLNGMSKELAFQLLSKKIKSLSNLADQSIDDLIDIEGLTSEKAGDLIMQARNICWFSKNF
- a CDS encoding BolA/IbaG family iron-sulfur metabolism protein, yielding MIIKKIKKIIQEKISLQEIYVEGDENNIKIIAVDKIFHNMNSLQRQKIIYAPLTVYITNKTIHAINIYTFTPEEWKKKSKKISF
- the greA gene encoding transcription elongation factor GreA, with amino-acid sequence MIDQIPITISGEKKLIKELNILKKIKRPQIINALKEARNHGDLKENAEYHAAREEQSFCEGRIRYIETILSKANIIDIKKINSNGRVIFGSTITILNIFQKKISTYRIVGDDESNFKKKLISINSPVARYLIGKKINDIVSVKTPRGSVSYKILSIEHI
- the ftsH gene encoding ATP-dependent zinc metalloprotease FtsH encodes the protein MNDTTKNLIFWLIISILVMSIFQSINVNSIKLKKVDYSTFKTEINQDQIHEVQINSNYIKVIKKDSSQYGTYVPMNDPRLLDNLLKNHIKITGIAPEQPNWFISLMFSWFPMLFLIGIWLFFMKQIQINGGGKGALSFGKSKAKMLMENEIKITFNDVAGCDEAKEEVEELVEYLREPEKFKKLGAKIPKGILMIGPPGTGKTLLAKAIAGEAKVPFFTISGSDFVEMFVGVGASRVRDMFEQSRRVAPCIIFIDEIDAVGRQRGAGLGGGHDEREQTLNQMLVEMDGFEGNEGVILIAATNRPDVLDPALLRPGRFDRQVVVSLPDIRGRKNILDLHMKKIPFKKDVNSMTIARGTPGFSGADLANLVNEAALFSARCGKTVVSMFAFEKAKDKILLGAERKSMVMSEFQKEATAYHEAGHAIVGRLVPEHDPAHKVTIIPRGKALGVTFFLPTEDALSISRNKLESQISTLYGGRLAEEIIYGKKLVSTGASNDIKIATSLARNMVTKWGFSEKLGPLLYFKDEEEIFLGRDVSRNKSISDKTARIIDKEIKVIIDRNYERARNILSKNLDILHSMKDALLKYETIESLQIDELMNKKNVTPPFDYKEK
- the secG gene encoding preprotein translocase subunit SecG yields the protein MNHLILISFIFISLVLIFLIIMQSGKDENTTFYGSANASMNLLKINPNRNKFVVIFTGICAFIFFITTIFLCRINIYQQEKNILLSKNDNIYSQMQKKENENKKK
- a CDS encoding RlmE family RNA methyltransferase, translating into MNKKNRSINYLNRFKCYFKDKYTRDAHERKIRSRSWFKLEEIDRIDNIITNKKHIVDLGSYPGGWSQYIAKKTILQKNREIIAIDITFMKPIEGVSFIQGDVMKQEFLDSFLGYLKKKPIDLLVSDMAPKTTGIASIDVSKSIYLAQLAFSIAKIVLINSGCFLVKVFQGDGFDAYLRTIRSYFSSVKIRKPKSSRSYSREVFIVAGNKKK